Genomic window (Sporocytophaga myxococcoides):
GAAAGAACAAAAATACTTCTGGAAGAATCTCAAAAGCAAAGAAACCAGATGCACGAACAGGAAGAAGAACTCAGACAAAATCTTGAAGAGTTACAGGCTACCCAGGAAGAAATGAAAAGAAAACAGGAAAATACAGACCTTTTTATTCAACAGTTAAAGGCGCATGAACTTGAACTAATGAAAGAGAATGAAATCCTTAAAAGCAAAGTATAAGATTCAATTCAAAACTTTAATTAAACTATTATAAAAATCATGCAATTTCAAAGTTCAGTATCTTTTGATTTCAACAGCTAAAGTTTATTACAGATACTGTTCTCTACCTTAGTTGCATATTCAGATTAACTTTCTGGAATAGTATTTTTGATTTCTGATTAAAGTCAGAAGTAAATCATCATGTCCATTGAGTTGCTTCTTTATAATGATTGGCTAATTTATACAAGGATGCAAAACTTTGATAACATCTTGTTGCCTATTGAATCATGCAATAAAGGAATCTTACAATATTTTATTTCAACTAAATCCTAAAAATTATAAATCACTAATCATAGAATAGGCAACCAACATTAACTTCTTACTTATCTAATTGACGTATAATGAATTTCAATTTTAAAAACTGCATTTTAACTGCTGCTATGGCAATGGCTATACCTGCTGTTTCCTATAGTCAAACCGACAGCACATTTCAACAAACAGAAGATATCACAGCTATATCACTCGAAGATTTGATGAATGTTAAAATTGTTTCTGCATCAAGATCTGAAGAGAGAGCATTTGAAGCTCCGTTATCATCATTTGTAGTTACAAGAAAAGAAATATTCAACTCAGGTGCTACTTCTATACCTGAAGCATTAAGACTTTGTCCTGGCTTGTTTGTAAAACAAATGGCTAATGGTACTTATGATGTATCTATAAGAGGGATGGACAATTTACCCACTCATCAATATAACAATTCGAACAAGCTCATTCTTGTTATGATCGACAACAGACCTGTATTTGATTATTTACAAGGAGGGACTTATTGGCAAAACCTACCTATTGACATTATTGATGTGGAAAGAATTGAAGTTGTACTAGGCCCTTCAGCCCCTCTATATGGCCCAAATGCTGTAACAGGCGTAATTAACATCATCACGAAAAATGCTGACAAAAACGGCATATCAGCATCTGCCCACGCTCAAGGTGGATATCCAGGTACTGTTATGGGACAAGGCTATGTTGGCTACAAACCTTCTGAAAAAATTGATTTTTCAGGTTCCTTTAACCTTCAGCACAGAAACAGGGGAACTGTTGATTACTATGATCTGGAAAGAAGAACATACATCACTAATCTGGATTCTTCTACTGTACCTCAATACAAGGATCCTAATATGAGAAAGGTATATCTCCCGAATCCTCAATTAGCACTTGAGAAGACAGGTGTAAACCTAAATGCGAACTTCAGACCTAAAGAGGATATCAAACTACATCTAGCCGGAGGTTATAATGGAAATAAAAGCTGGTATGGCATTGGAACAGGCCTTACAATGACCCAAATGAGCAATAACAGTATGTATGGAATGGTAAAAGGCGAAATAAAAGGTTTTTCTATTTTGACGTCTATCCTGAACGGAAAGCAAGGAGTTGTGGGGGATCTTGAAACGTATCAGTATAATTACAGCAATATTGATGCTTATATCGATTATACAATCAAGATC
Coding sequences:
- a CDS encoding TonB-dependent receptor plug domain-containing protein, with protein sequence MNFNFKNCILTAAMAMAIPAVSYSQTDSTFQQTEDITAISLEDLMNVKIVSASRSEERAFEAPLSSFVVTRKEIFNSGATSIPEALRLCPGLFVKQMANGTYDVSIRGMDNLPTHQYNNSNKLILVMIDNRPVFDYLQGGTYWQNLPIDIIDVERIEVVLGPSAPLYGPNAVTGVINIITKNADKNGISASAHAQGGYPGTVMGQGYVGYKPSEKIDFSGSFNLQHRNRGTVDYYDLERRTYITNLDSSTVPQYKDPNMRKVYLPNPQLALEKTGVNLNANFRPKEDIKLHLAGGYNGNKSWYGIGTGLTMTQMSNNSMYGMVKGEIKGFSILTSILNGKQGVVGDLETYQYNYSNIDAYIDYTIKITDKFNLRPALHFQNSTVNDKPYTVERNELGLFNNKASMHNLAASLKADYTLGKFRFIGALRGDKFKFPEKLYLSYQGIVNFRANDKNNLRFVVARSNSGSFIYDTYAKLNIGTHPTTPFPTEIWINGSKDRRLVQNDMVELGYRLQLMENLQVDIAAFHQSTQNFIGTITQAYQVDMPNNRIVVNVNASNLDLKAIQRGATIAMNLALSKNKINIKPFITIQKTRLLNYSPYYFTPDGAPDPNYNINTQSDVDGKGTPDVYGGFYANYAPNTKWNININGYLMSKYSIYTHISAQQSSENGVFPYNEHSISNINGKFITNAKVSYQITRTFNIFLNARNAFNQDSREFFGSDLINGLYLAGINFDY